Proteins found in one Neodiprion lecontei isolate iyNeoLeco1 chromosome 6, iyNeoLeco1.1, whole genome shotgun sequence genomic segment:
- the LOC107223250 gene encoding serine/threonine-protein kinase minibrain isoform X3, whose protein sequence is MGPGCSTGTASGETPADIHAMQARIPHRFRDPAMAPLRKLSVDLIKTYKHINEVYYAKKKRRAQQLQGEDGSHKKEKKIYNDGWDDDNHDYIIKNGEKFLDRYEIDSLIGKGSFGQVVKAFDHVEQTQVAIKIIKNKKPFLNQAQIEVRLLELMNRADTDNKYYIVKLKRHFTWRNHLCLVFELLSYNLYDLLRNTNFRGVSLNLTRKFAQQLCTALMFLSTPELNIIHCDLKPENILLCNPKRSAIKIVDFGSSCQLGQRIYQYIQSRFYRSPEVLLGIPYDLAIDMWSLGCILVEMHTGEPLFSGANEIDQFNKIVEVLGMPSKLIIEQAHKMRKFFERLPGDGAYVLKKSKDGKKYKPPGSRQLQDILGVETGGPGSRRLGEAGHSVSDYLKFKDLILRMLDYDPKTRITPYYALQHNFFKRTADEGTNTNIAATSSSNTSPAVVSLSQDHGLLTMSGQSSGTSSLMQMPSLPGGYQPMECESSPRHSGSRRAITSRYTSTTGASTSAASSMQSMDGSLIQNSLSSYNSLILPGIPHLPSMMASPMIQQQNYYNYGYPAADAHGMIRQTSTVTSTKQRDPEREDSPMVGVCMQQSPVAIH, encoded by the exons gtATACTATGCCAAGAAAAAGCGAAGGGCGCAACAATTGCAGGGCGAAGATGGGTCCcataaaaaagagaaaaaaatatataacgaCGGCTGGGATGATGATAACCACGATTACATCATCAAGAATGGCGAGAAGTTCCTTGATCGTTATGAAATCGATTCTTTAATAG GCAAAGGAAGTTTTGGCCAAGTAGTAAAAGCCTTCGACCATGTGGAACAGACTCAGGTGgctataaaaataataaaaaataagaaacctTTCCTTAACCAAGCGCAAATTGAAGTCAGGTTACTGGAATTGATGAACAGAGCAGACACCGACAACAAGTATTATATAG TTAAATTGAAAAGGCATTTCACATGGCGAAATCATCTGTGTCTGGTATTTGAGCTACTTTCCTATAATCTGTATGATTTATTGAGAAATACCAACTTCCGAGGTGTGTCTCTCAACCTGACGAGAAAGTTTGCACAGCAGCTATGCACTGCCCTGATGTTTCTGTCCACACCGGAATTGAATATCATACACTGTGATCTGAAACCTGAAAACATCTTACTTTGTAATCCAAAAAGGAGTGCAATCAAGATTGTAGATTTTGGGAGTTCGTGTCAACTTGGACAGAGG ATATATCAGTATATTCAGTCTAGGTTTTATCGCTCTCCTGAAGTCCTGCTTGGAATACCTTATGACTTGGCGATAGATATGTGGAGCCTTGGCTGCATTTTGGTGGAAATGCACACTGGAGAACCGCTTTTTAGCGGGGCTAACGAG ATTGACCAATTTAACAAAATCGTCGAGGTATTAGGAATGCCATCAAAGCTCATAATCGAGCAGGCACACAAGATGAGGAAGTTCTTTGAAAGACTTCCGGGGGATGGCGCTTATGtactgaaaaaatcaaaagatggaaaaaagtACAAGCCGCCAGGTTCACGACAGCTGCAGGACATTCTCGGTGTTGAAACTGGGGGTCCAGGCTCTAGGAGATTAGGGGAAGCAGGTCATTCGGTCTCAGATTACCTCAAGTTTAAAGATTTGATACTGAGAATGTTGGACTATGACCCAAAGACGAGAATAACACCTTATTACGCGCTCCAAcataactttttcaaaaggACAGCTGACGAAGGGACCAACACAAACATAGCTGCAACTAGCAGCTCCAATACTAGTCCAGCGGTGGTTTCACTGAGCCAAGATCACG GACTGCTAACCATGTCAGGACAGAGCAGTGGCACCAGCAGCTTAATGCAAATGCCAAGCCTCCCTGGTGGCTATCAACCAATGGAGTGTGAATCTTCACCGCGTCACTCAGGTAGCCGGCGTGCCATAACTTCACGTTATACGTCAACCACTGGGGCCTCTACGTCCGCCGCATCATCTATGCAATCCATGGATGGGTCTCTGATCCAAAACTCTCTCAGCTCCTACAATAGCCTAATACTTCCCGGCATACCCCACTTGCCTAGCATGATGGCTTCTCCCATGATTCAACAACAAAACTATTACAATTATGGATATCCAGCAGCTGATGCACACGGAATGATTAGACAAACTTCAACGGTCACTTCTACGAAACAaagagatccggaaagagaaGACAGTCCAATGGTTGGAGTGTGCATGCAACAAAGTCCAGTTGCCATCCATTGA